The Lolium rigidum isolate FL_2022 chromosome 1, APGP_CSIRO_Lrig_0.1, whole genome shotgun sequence region CATGTTCCTAATCTTTTTGTCTGGCAAAGCAAGTTCCTAATTTCAGTGTACTTTTTCTCAGGTCAAAAAGCCACGTCAAACACGCCCGCCAAGTGGCAGCGGGCACGCCCCGCCTTCGCACGCCTGTTCCGCGGCCTTGCCCATGGCGTCGCCGGCGACCTTCGTCGAGCCCTTACCGGGCGCGTCGGCCTCGCCACGCCTCGTCGAGCCCCACGCCGAGAACGTTAACGAGCGCGCCAAGAACGACGGCATGTTGGGCCACCGGCCGGACTGGCCGAGCCGGACGCTCCTCCCGCCGGCGCGGCCGCCCTCTCGGAACGCCGTGAGGCTCCTCGTGCGCCGCAGCTTCCCCGCCGCGACGACCTCCTGCAGGACGTGCTCGGGCAGTCTCAGCGTGTACCGATCCGCGCTCTCCGCGGGCGGCGCGAGCGAGTGTCCCGTGGTGTGCGAGCGCGGGAACTGCGCGGGAGTCCGGCCGGACTTGCTCCGCAGCGCGCGCTTCACGCTGCCGATCCGCACAAGCTCGGCCGCTTCCTCCCGCCTaatcctctcctcctccgtctcctcgGCGTCGGCGATCACCACCATCACCTGCTCCGGCGGCGCCGTGGGAGTTTCCTGCGCCGGCACCGGCAACGTCGCAGCTAGAAGATCCTGCTCCGGGGTCGTCGACGCAGCAGCAGCACTCTCGGCCGCCGTCGGAGCCTCGGCGTCGACGAGAAGGTTCGCGCGACAGACGGGGCAGGTGACGTGCGACGCGAGCCAGGCGTCGACGCAGTCCGCGTGGAACGCGTGGGAGCACTTGGTCAGGAGACGGAGGATATCGTCGTCCTCGAACTCGCTGAGGCACACCGCGCACTCGAGCTCGCCCTTGCCGGCCTTGTGCGCCTTCACGTCGGCGTACGCCATGGTCGGGAACGCCTCCAGCGTGGCCGGGTCCAGCCCCCTCATCCTCCTCGACCGCGCGGCGGCCGAGGCGTTGAGGAACATGATCCCGCCCGGCCTGGCTCCGGCGCCGAGGTGCTCGCCGGGCCCGCCGAGCGGACCCCCCGCGCAGCGCCGGATGTAGATCGAGAAGaagccgaggaagaagaaggcggtgACGAGCACGACGATGATGACCGCCATGGACGGGTTGAAGTTCTGCGGGTAGCTCGGTCCCCGGCCTGAGCCGCCCTGCGCCGCCGCGATGTCGGACGCCGCAGCGACGAGTACGACGAGGACGAGAAAGGAGCTGCAGCCATTACCGCGGCCACCCTTCCGGGCCATCGATGGTGGTTTTCTTCGATTCTCCTTTTGGGTGAGAGTATTaacggaggcggccggcgggaaACTGCAGAGTAACGAGTGTGTTCATATTCATACGTGGGAGGGAAGAGATAAAGGACACCCCGCGGTGATGACTGATGAGCTGAGCAAATGAGCTGCAATGCCTGGCAAAGAATCCTTAAATCCACCGTAAAAAGTGTCCCGTACGAGAGATATCCAGTGCTCCTATGAGAGGTGATGCTCGTAGGTAAATAATGACCTTTTGAAAAGGTTGACATAAAATCAATATTGTGTCTTGTTTCTTGAGGATCAATTCGTAGATCATGCTAATATCCATGTGAGATAAACAAAAATATATTCATCGTATTTTTCAGCTGTATAGACACTTACATCAATAGGTATATATTCTTCACACATCATAGAGCCGACCGTAAAAGACGTAAACTAGTACATAGTAGATCATCTATACAGGAAAAAAAATTCTTACGATTGAAAACCTATCATTACTCCTCCATAACCAAAGCCACCTTATAATTGTAAGCTCTCTCATCCAGATAAAAAATCTGTATACTTATAATCGATTTATGTAATCAGTTGCCAAATATTTGCACTGTTTAATTGTCTCTGACATAACACACCTTTTGTATTACCATGCGAGTTGCTTTTACAAGATTGACCTTGGTAAGGATTACTTTTTGAGGTTGGTGTAGATACCGCATGATTTTGTAAAAAACTTATTCGCATATAAACGAGAAATAGAAAGCATGTGGTTTTATTCTATATATTTTATCAAGGCATCTCCAGCTGCCTAACTCAAACGGGTCGTGACTTCCCGTTTTAGTCCTCGTGGATATGAGTACATGAAAACCCAAACCCAAGCTATGGGTCGGTATGGGCTCTCCTTGTGATGATGTTGATATGGATCTATTTTCTGCGGCGTCCACCATGACCATTGGTAATGGGAAAATTGCCCCCTTTTGAGACTCTTCTTGGCTCAATGGGAGGAATCCCAAGGATATTGCCCCGCTCATTTATGAGGTCTCTACAAGAAAGAAATGGAAAGTCAACCGCGCTTTGCTCAACAATGGTTGGATTGCAATTATTAGGATGGACATAAGTTTGACTGTGCAACACATTCATGAATACATCTTGCTTTGGGTGCAACTAAATGACATCCACCTAAACAACGAGGCCGATGACTACATCTCTTGGAACCTCACACCTAATGGGCACTACTCCACGACCTCGGCATACAATGCACAATTCTTGGGTGCCACTCACGCGACCATGAACACAAGTTGGTTTGGAAAGCTTAGGTGCCTCCAAATATCAATTTTTTTGCATGGTTGGCTATCCGAAATAAGATTTGGATGGCGGGCCATCTTGAGAGGAGAGGGTAAAACAATTGCAGGCTTTGTCCGCTTTGCAAGCAAACAAAAGAGGCGGCAGATTATCTATTCTCCCATTATCGTTTCACCAAAATGCTTTGAGTTATGGTAAAGTATTGGATTGGTATTTCCTCCATCCAAACCCATGCAAACCCATGCGTGGACGGTCAACCTCTCGCTCAAATCTTGGTGGACTATGATGACTTGTAGGGCTTCCCCAAATCGAAAGGCAATGGCTTCCCTCACTATGCTTGTGACGTGGACATTTTGGAAGGAGTGGAACGCAAGAGTATTCAACAACAAGCCGTGCCTCCTACTACTATTCTTGAGATTATTAAGAACAAGGTGAAACTTTGCATTGCCGTGGGGCTAAACATTTGAGTTTTGCAACAACGGGAGAGTAATCCCTTAGAAACAACATTTTTTCTTGTTCGCTTGTTTTGTCTTGTCAAGACACTCCTACTTAATTAATGAATCTTCTGCCACCCCATTAAAAAAAACTCCCTCTATCTTAAAATGTAAGGCGCCCAAGCTTT contains the following coding sequences:
- the LOC124651594 gene encoding E3 ubiquitin-protein ligase ATL6-like, whose protein sequence is MARKGGRGNGCSSFLVLVVLVAAASDIAAAQGGSGRGPSYPQNFNPSMAVIIVVLVTAFFFLGFFSIYIRRCAGGPLGGPGEHLGAGARPGGIMFLNASAAARSRRMRGLDPATLEAFPTMAYADVKAHKAGKGELECAVCLSEFEDDDILRLLTKCSHAFHADCVDAWLASHVTCPVCRANLLVDAEAPTAAESAAAASTTPEQDLLAATLPVPAQETPTAPPEQVMVVIADAEETEEERIRREEAAELVRIGSVKRALRSKSGRTPAQFPRSHTTGHSLAPPAESADRYTLRLPEHVLQEVVAAGKLRRTRSLTAFREGGRAGGRSVRLGQSGRWPNMPSFLARSLTFSAWGSTRRGEADAPGKGSTKVAGDAMGKAAEQACEGGACPLPLGGRV